The segment CGCCCCGCCATGAAAATTTGGCCGGGGCGCTTTTGGTATTTAGGAATTATGATTCCACGGCCAGCTGGCCGGTATCCCTATTCTGCAGCACCAGCTTGCCTTCAAGCGGCGCGCCGTCTTCATCTGTCAGCTTCAGCTTCCCGGTTCGTCCCTTCTCAATCAGGGCCTTCACCTGGGTGTCGGTGAGCGTGCGTCCGTGATTCTCCTTCCAGATCACGAAGGCGCAGCCCTCCTTATAATGGGAACAGCCGTAGCCCTTGCGGCCCATGAAGATCATACCGCCGCAGCCGGGACGCGGGCAGCTGCCGATAACCTTCGGCCCGGTATCCCCGCTCTTCCCGGCCGCGGCAGACACCGCGCTGCGCGGTTTGGCCGTTGCCGGCTTGCGTTCAGCCGCTTTGGATTCGGCGGGCTTGCGCGACCCAGCAGCCGGGCTGCGGCCCTTGCCGCCGCTGTTCAGCGAAGGTGTATCCCCTTCGAAGGAGGTCTTGGCGGCGCGCGACTGCACGCGGACCTTGTCCACAATCATCGAAGCGAACCGCTTGACGTTCTCCATGAATTGTCCGTCCGCTGCGGTGCCGCGGGCAATTTCATTGAGGCGGCGCTCCCACTGCCCGGTCATTTCCGGAGAGGTCAGCAGCTCCACGCCTGCCCCGCGGATCAGTTCAACCGCCGTCCGCCCCTTTTGGGTGATGGCGATCTTTTTCCCCTGCATCTCCACATAGCCGACATTCTTCAGCCGTTCAATCGTGGCCGCCCGGGTGGCCGGAGTGCCCAGCCCTGAATCCTTCATGGCATCGCGCAGCTCTTCGTCCTCAATCTGCTTGCCTGCGCTCTCCATCGCCTTCAGCAAGGTCCCTTCCGTGTAATGCTTTGGTGGCTGGGTATCCTTCTCCTTCACAATGGCATCGCTGCAGAGCACTTCCCCGTCTGCCTGAACCGAGAACGGCTCGTTCACCTCAAGCTCTTCTTCCTCCTCATCCTCCTTGCCTTTGCCCTTGGCCGGTTTGGACTTGTCCTTCTTCTGGTCTGCGTAGATCACCTTCCAGCCGAGGCTGAGCAGCTCCTTGACCGTAGTCTTGAACTTCTCGCTTTCCACTTCGGTCATCACCGTATGCACCTTATATTCCGCTGCCGGATAGAACTGGGAGAGGAAGCGGCGGACAATCAGATCGTAGAGCTTGGCCTCGTCTGCACTCAGTCCGTTCGCCTTACGGTTCGTAGGCAGAATCGCATGGTGATCCTCCACCTTGGACGGATTACAGATAAACTTATTGCCTTTATGAACCAGGTTACGGTTCGCACCCTTCACCCAATCGTCGTACTGCGTGCCCTGAAGGGCCGACAGCGTCTTGTGCATTTCAGGAATATTCTGCTCCGTGACATAGTTAGAGTTAGTACGCGGGTACGAGATTACCTTATGCTTCTCATACAGCGCCTGGGCGATGTCCAGTGTCTTCTTGGCGGAGAAGGCATATTTCCCGTTCGCCTCACGCTGCAGCAGCGTCAGATCGTACAGCTTGTTCGGATATTCCTTGGTCTCTTTGACCTCATAGAGAATAATCCGGGCGGGCTTGCCTTTGACCTTGGCCGCAAGCGCCTCTGCCTTCGCACCCTCCGTTAACCGGTCGCCCTGCCACATTCCCTTATACGTCAGCTCATTCTGGGTGAAATGTCCTTCCACCTCAAAGAACTTCAGCGAGGAGAATGCTTCAATGGTCTTCTGACGGTCATAGATCAGCGCCAGCACCGGGGTCTGCACCCGGCCTACAGAGAGCAGTACATTATGCTTGGTGGTAAAAGCGCGCGAGCCGTTCATTCCGATCAGCCAGTCCGCCTCGCTGCGCGCCCGGGCCGCTTTGGTCAGATTCTCGTATTCCGATCCGTCCTTCAGCTCCTGGAAGCCCTTGCGGATCGTCTCCGGCGTCAGATCGGAGATCCACAGCCGCTTCACCGGCTGGTTCAGCTCCAGGTAGCGCTGGATCAGCGAGAAAATATGCTGGCCCTCACGCCCGGCATCACAGGAGTTCACCAGCAGATCGCTGCGCTTCGCCAGTTCCCCGATCACCTTCAGCTGATCCATGGTGCGTGCATTGGGCAGCAGCTTGAACTCCTCGGGGATGATCGGCAGATCATTAATGTTCCATTTTTTATATTTATTGTCGTAGGCTTCGGGCTCTGCCAGGCCAATCAGATGGCCGATCGCCCAGGTGATGATGTACTGCTCCCCTTCCAGATAGGAACGGTAGTTTTTGGCCTTCGGTTCTATTGCGGCGGCGATATTCCGCCCCATGTCCGGTTTCTCCGCAATAATGAGTGTCTTCAACAATAATCGCTCCTTACCCTCGGTTCATTACAAAAGTTGTCCAGTAGTCTATTATACCATTCCTGGACCCCAAAATCCGCTGCTCATTATTGAGGCCTGCCGCTTAAGGGCGAAATACCGCCATCAGAATGAGCAGCGCCCCGATGATCAGGCTGAACAGCTCAAGCACATCTCCCCTGGACCAGTGCTTGCGGAAAAATACGATTGCAGGCTGGGCAAGCCCCGCGATCACATACAGAACAGCCAGCAGCAGACCAAAGGAAAGTATGGTGAAGACGGGCGCATTACTCTGCGGTCCCCCCAGGAAGGTAATCAACACAATAAGCACGGTCAGAAAATACAGAATACACCGGAAGAAGATAATCCACGGCCCGGACTTTGCGGGTGCAGATGCAACCGGGACTTGCTGTTCCCTGGCCCGCTCATCCAGTAGACGGCGGATCTCCTCAGGATGCTCCTTACGCATTTTCTGCATCTGTCTGGCATTGTCAAGCCTGCGCCTCAGGCGTCCAAACATGCATTTTCCTCCTCTCCAAGGCGGCAATTCATGCGGTATTCCCCTATTTTACCAGAGCTTCAATTCAAGCAAAAGCAGTATCCGGTACGGACCTCAGACTGCTTACGCGCAGCACGGCCTCTCCAATATCAATTACTTCCTTGTTACCCGTTCTGCGGTCCATGTATTCAACCCTCTGCTCAGCGGCCAGCTTGCCGACCACCAGCGCAACCGGTATACCGATCAGTCCGGCATCCTTGAATTTGACCCCGGCCCGCTCATCGCGGTCGTCCAGCAGGGTATCGATGCCCAGGGCGGTCAGCCGTGCATACAGGGCTTCGGCCAGCTCACGCTGCGCTGTATCTTTGACCGACATCAGAAGAATATGAACTGTATATGGAGCCAGACCCGGCGGCCAGATCAGCCCCTGGTCATCGTTGTTCTGCTCAGCCACTGCAGCCAGCAAGCGGGAGATTCCGATGCCGTAGCAGCCCATTACCATAGACCGGGTGCGGCCGTCTGCATCCAAATAATCTGCCCCCAGCTTCTCACTGTAGACCGTGCCCAGCTTGAAGACATGCCCAACCTCGATGCCCTGCTGGAAATCCAGCTCGCCTTCGCCACACTGCGGACATCTGTCGCCGGTAACCGCATTACGGAAATCCCCCACCTGCGTCAGCGGAAAGTCCCGGCCGGGCACCACTCCACGCAGATGGTAATCCTCTTCCCCCGCGCCTGTGACTGCTTCTGTCATGGCTGCAACAGCAGCATCCACCAGGATAGGCACGGACAATCCGGCAGGACCGACATAACCGCTTCCGGTTCCGGCAGCCTCCTGCACATGCTCAGCATCAGCCAGCGTAATGTCACCGCAGCCGAGGTACTTTTGCACCTTCAGCTCATTCACCTCATGATCTCCACGGACCAGCACAGCAACGGTCTTGCCTCCGCCCGTGTAGATTAATGTCTTGATGATCTCCTGCGGTCTGAGCTGACTCTCCTGCTCCAGCTGCTGAATAGTCTTCTGGGCAGGCGTATGGAATCGCTCAGGGGCAGGCCGTCCGGCACAATCTTGTATATGCGTTACGGCCCCGCTCTGCACTTCCGCCTGCTCCAGATTTGCGGCATATCCGCACAGGGAGCACACAGCTATCTTATCCTCACCTATCTCTGACAGGGCCATGAATTCATGATTCTGGCCTTTGCCGCCAATCGCTCCGGCATTCGCCTGCACCGCCCGGTACTTCAGGCCGCAGCGGTCAAAGATCCGCTCATAAGCGCTGTACATCACCTGATAGGCCAGATCCAGGCCCTCCCAGTCGGTATCAAACGAATAGGCATCCTTCATCAGGAACTCCCTGCCCCGCAGAAGCCCTGAGCGCGGACGACGTTCATCCCGGAACTTCGTCTGAATCTGATAGACAGTCACCGGCAGCCGCCGG is part of the Paenibacillus sp. FSL M7-0420 genome and harbors:
- a CDS encoding type IA DNA topoisomerase, producing MKTLIIAEKPDMGRNIAAAIEPKAKNYRSYLEGEQYIITWAIGHLIGLAEPEAYDNKYKKWNINDLPIIPEEFKLLPNARTMDQLKVIGELAKRSDLLVNSCDAGREGQHIFSLIQRYLELNQPVKRLWISDLTPETIRKGFQELKDGSEYENLTKAARARSEADWLIGMNGSRAFTTKHNVLLSVGRVQTPVLALIYDRQKTIEAFSSLKFFEVEGHFTQNELTYKGMWQGDRLTEGAKAEALAAKVKGKPARIILYEVKETKEYPNKLYDLTLLQREANGKYAFSAKKTLDIAQALYEKHKVISYPRTNSNYVTEQNIPEMHKTLSALQGTQYDDWVKGANRNLVHKGNKFICNPSKVEDHHAILPTNRKANGLSADEAKLYDLIVRRFLSQFYPAAEYKVHTVMTEVESEKFKTTVKELLSLGWKVIYADQKKDKSKPAKGKGKEDEEEEELEVNEPFSVQADGEVLCSDAIVKEKDTQPPKHYTEGTLLKAMESAGKQIEDEELRDAMKDSGLGTPATRAATIERLKNVGYVEMQGKKIAITQKGRTAVELIRGAGVELLTSPEMTGQWERRLNEIARGTAADGQFMENVKRFASMIVDKVRVQSRAAKTSFEGDTPSLNSGGKGRSPAAGSRKPAESKAAERKPATAKPRSAVSAAAGKSGDTGPKVIGSCPRPGCGGMIFMGRKGYGCSHYKEGCAFVIWKENHGRTLTDTQVKALIEKGRTGKLKLTDEDGAPLEGKLVLQNRDTGQLAVES
- a CDS encoding proline--tRNA ligase, encoding MRQTNLLVTTLREAPAEAETRSHQLLLRAGYIRQVAAGVYTYLPLGRRVLRRMEQIVRQEMESTGAQEVLMPSMQPAELWRESERYEVYGKELMKLRDRHDREFVLGPTHEEVVTALMRAEISSYRRLPVTVYQIQTKFRDERRPRSGLLRGREFLMKDAYSFDTDWEGLDLAYQVMYSAYERIFDRCGLKYRAVQANAGAIGGKGQNHEFMALSEIGEDKIAVCSLCGYAANLEQAEVQSGAVTHIQDCAGRPAPERFHTPAQKTIQQLEQESQLRPQEIIKTLIYTGGGKTVAVLVRGDHEVNELKVQKYLGCGDITLADAEHVQEAAGTGSGYVGPAGLSVPILVDAAVAAMTEAVTGAGEEDYHLRGVVPGRDFPLTQVGDFRNAVTGDRCPQCGEGELDFQQGIEVGHVFKLGTVYSEKLGADYLDADGRTRSMVMGCYGIGISRLLAAVAEQNNDDQGLIWPPGLAPYTVHILLMSVKDTAQRELAEALYARLTALGIDTLLDDRDERAGVKFKDAGLIGIPVALVVGKLAAEQRVEYMDRRTGNKEVIDIGEAVLRVSSLRSVPDTAFA